From the genome of Anopheles moucheti chromosome 3, idAnoMoucSN_F20_07, whole genome shotgun sequence, one region includes:
- the LOC128300795 gene encoding uncharacterized protein LOC128300795 isoform X1, whose protein sequence is MGEVGANATETTAPTADSNKEPKENGEVNGTNKKVALEEDAIAVKEEQTEEKDDKSDEEEEEEEANGTNSEGDSSVEKKATVSGKDCAIAVKIEESKSPQGAETEPETKEKKRNNSNSDNAAAAPSAMQKLQLKTEDNNEETSKSNDAKGKSDLSSRDSREREASKAEQSKSSREVSQQNESEPEETMDVDEEGDVVPVEPEQGTENGGKDSVKAVSKEQSKTVTGKQVAETDEDEPMEVDGLGATVATNGHKEANIEEGSVGRPEKPNRDKTSTEQQKEKTSDRITANEDSLENDEDDKPVSINSDSESEEDQELGEESQQVRDNVDPVDAPTVAAAAATKPAKATNVILVDEGGLAKLSATGTKVIAGEATDAKSTASDSVPSNGVVNIATSNQNGDCDGDLTILSDKEDDCVVIEDDDGESDISMPSANNSHNSSRRSISMKPEAPNSLVAGGSVNRMTIGAMQQGQGMSSSMDDEDDDDDIEEIIDDPLSLNTARNLSMSGRSPIGGFQGGAATNFKPQGQKSLLMNTSATGVGAGKEPTLVLIDTNTMMNNGGSQRTSSNLGVTSSPNVNSSAANLLAKASNAGILANANVSPGGQFNSRSLLNSSGVANTTAGVGIVNQGGMMGGKAGAAGLGPVTPLLPALTDDMFVLEAPSFIVPYIYEKPPVDNLRDIVDELEENIKELRKKLEESGVVPPSVKLANQGGGAATPDQSKDDEGEKKDALANIYGGGDKESDKNKYNKKRKRNNDDDDDWDELETSTDDEASDEEQKTKVLIKEAKADIEAIKEQFISPVDKDDLSTGGGGSNDPKKSENYFENPLGKFFMNIGINLVQEFVQTDLLRQQKRKRDREGKPSPSTQLAINSLMKNLEQSKENNKPYKFEMKRCEYCPFKSESALVMAHHYETPHMRNFIFKCNFCAYETRPPHDILYHMEAVHNIKGRMEKALSYHHCPNCPFEDNGKSKLARHAVACAKKFRPELNLNPPIDWEPPAKIPRIKPKHGLVGTATAYQAMTAQQQKNIALANQQRINQQQVVTTPVHLQQQHMAHNQIQQQQLAGVGQQHLGLAGTNAATAAAALNNAALANLSPAAQAVAIRARAAGIGGGVGGTGNVGGGRAPAIIPSPTGITGAGGVRTAGTGGVAGGMNANALAASAAAIRNTLAGAGMVIPTNLQLSASALAAAAAGGFSKYLPKSTNAGRSLLTNTNASITIQNASSMKTTKTAQAPSISITPLPRQSASNSNNSVANMSNIAGALSKLQSQGTSAVKPGQNPSGGKMSFVVCEICDGYIKDLDQLRNHMQWIHKVKIHPKMIYNRPPLNCQKCQFRFFTDQGLERHLLGSHGLVTSSMQEAANKGKDAGRCPVCGRVYQWKLLNHVSRDHNMTLKPAHLSYKCTVCTATFGMYKQFESHVYSAHSTVAKKTADGKGNKGMGGGQQQTSSGMGGGSSSSSVGLRNPFGGGDSLLKPLKINDEITIIPQPTSNKMAKTIELESHVID, encoded by the exons TGCCAAGGGAAAGTCTGATCTAAGTAGCCGGGATAGCAGGGAACGCGAAGCCAGCAAAGCAGAACAGTCAAAGTCCTCACGAGAAGTGTCACAGCAGAACGAATCCGAACCAGAGGAAACAATGGATGTGGATGAAGAAGGTGATGTTGTTCCGGTTGAACCCGAACAGGGCACAGAGAACGGTGGTAAGGATAGTGTAAAAGCTGTAAGCAAAGAACAGTCCAAAACAGTCACCGGTAAGCAGGTTGCAGAAACCGACGAAGATGAGCCGATGGAAGTTGATGGGCTAGGGGCAACGGTTGCCACCAATGGCCACAAGGAAGCGAACATTGAAGAAGGTTCGGTTGGGCGGCCAGAAAAACCGAACCGTGATAAAACTTCAACcgagcagcagaaggagaagACGAGTGATAGGATCACGGCTAATGAGGATTCGTTGGAGAACGATGAAGACGACAAACCTGTCAGTATTAATTCCGACTCCGAGAGTGAGGAAGATCAAGAGCTTGGGGAGGAGTCGCAGCAAGTACGTGACAACGTGGATCCGGTAGATGCACCAACGGTGGCGGCTGCAGCTGCAACTAAACCGGCAAAGGCAACCAATGTTATTCTGGTGGATGAGGGTGGTTTGGCAAAACTCAGCGCAACCGGCACGAAGGTGATAGCGGGAGAAGCGACGGATGCGAAGAGTACCGCCAGTGACAGTGTACCTAGCAACGGTGTTGTTAATATTGCCACTAGCAACCAGAACGGTGACTGTGATGGGGATTTAACGATCCTGAGCGACAAGGAAGATGACTGTGTGGTGATTGAAGACGATGACGGAGAATCGGACATTTCCATGCCGTCCGCTAATAATTCCCACAATAGTTCCCGAAGAAGCATTAGTATGAAGCCGGAGGCACCAAATTCGCTTGTGGCGGGTGGTTCCGTAAATCGTATGACAATCGGCGCCATGCAACAGGGCCAGGGTATGTCATCGTCCATGGACGatgaggacgatgatgatgatatcgAGGAAATCATTGACGACCCGCTTTCGTTAAACACCGCCAGAAATCTATCCATGAGCGGACGCTCCCCGATCGGTGGCTTCCAAGGAGGGGCTGCGACCAACTTTAAACCCCAGGGTCAAAAGTCTCTTCTAATGAACACCTCCGCAACCGGTGTTGGGGCTGGTAAAGAACCAACACTGGTGTTAATCGATACCAATACGATGATGAACAATGGAGGCTCTCAGCGCACTTCGTCCAATTTGGGCGTGACATCGTCACCGAACGTAAATAGTAGTGCCGCGAATCTGCTAGCAAAGGCCAGTAATGCCGGAATTCTTGCAAACGCTAACGTCAGCCCCGGCGGACAGTTTAATTCGCGCAGTCTACTCAATTCTTCCGGCGTGGCCAACACGACTGCCGGTGTGGGAATAGTTAACCAAGGGGGTATGATGGGAGGAAAAGCGGGTGCTGCGGGGTTAGGTCCTGTGACGCCGCTTCTGCCAGCGCTGACGGATGATATGTTTGTGCTGGAAGCACCTTCGTTCATCGTGCCGTACATATACGAGAAACCGCCAGTGGACAACCTGCGCGACATAGTAGACGAGCTAGAGGAGAACATAAAGGAACTGCGCAAAAAGCTGGAAGAGTCCGGTGTGGTACCTCCGTCAGTAAAATTGGCTAACCAAGGTGGAGGTGCTGCAACTCCCGACCAGAGTAAGGACGATGAGGGTGAAAAGAAAGACGCGCTAGCAAACATATACGGTGGCGGGGACAAAGAATCGGACAAgaataaatacaacaaaaagcgGAAACGAAAtaacgatgacgacgatgattgGGACGAGCTGGAAACGTCCACCGACGACGAAGCGTCGGACGAGGAGCAGAAGACAAAGGTACTGATTAAGGAGGCAAAAGCCGATATCGAGGCGATCAAGGAGCAATTCATTTCGCCGGTTGACAAGGATGACCTCAGCACCGGTGGCGGCGGTTCGAACGATCCGAAAAAGTCAGAAAACTATTTTGAAAATCCACTCGGCAAGTTCTTCATGAACATCGGCATCAATCTGGTGCAGGAGTTTGTGCAGACGGATCTGTTGCGGCAGCAGAAGCGAAAGCGGGACCGGGAAGGTAAACCATCGCCGAGCACGCAGCTCGCCATAAATTCGCTGATGAAGAATCTCGAACAGagcaaggaaaacaacaaaccgtaCAAGTTCGAGATGAAACGATGCGAGTACTGCCCGTTCAAGTCGGAATCGGCGCTCGTGATGGCCCATCACTACGAAACACCGCACATGCGCAACTTTATCTTCAAGTGCAACTTCTGCGCGTACGAAACGAGACCACCGCACGACATTCTGTACCACATGGAGGCGGTGCACAACATTAAGGGCCGGATGGAGAAGGCGCTGTCGTACCATCACTGTCCGAACTGTCCGTTCGAGGACAATGGGAAGTCGAAGCTGGCCCGGCATGCAGTGGCCTGTGCGAAGAAGTTCCGACCCGAGCTTAACCTCAACCCGCCAATCGACTGGGAACCACCGGCAAAGATCCCGCGCATCAAACCGAAGCACGGACTTGTCGGAACCGCTACGGCTTATCAG GCTATGACGGCTCAGCAGCAGAAGAATATCGCTCTTGCCAATCAGCAGCGCATCAATCAGCAGCAGGTCGTTACAACGCCGGTACAcctacagcagcaacacatgGCACACAATCAgatccaacagcagcagcttgcCGGCGTTGGTCAGCAGCATCTTGGGTTGGCCGGAACGAATGCGGCCACCGCAGCTGCCGCACTGAACAATGCCGCATTGGCTAACCTTTCTCCGGCGGCGCAGGCCGTTGCAATACGGGCCCGTGCGGCTGGTATTggcggtggtgttggtggtaccGGTAATGTCGGTGGTGGCCGAGCACCGGCCATCATCCCGTCGCCCACCGGCATTACCGGTGCGGGTGGAGTGCGAACGGCTGGTACTGGTGGTGTCGCCGGGGGCATGAATGCGAATGCGCTCGCTGCGTCGGCCGCCGCCATTCGGAACACACTCGCCGGAGCAGGAATGGTAATACCCACTAACCTTCAACTTTCGGCATCGGCATtagccgctgctgctgctggaggattTAGTAAATATCTGCCG AAATCAACCAACGCCGGACGATCTCTTCTAACCAATACCAATGCCTCCATCACAATTCAG AACGCCTCGAGTATGAAAACGACAAAGACCGCACAGGCACCAAGCATCTCGATTACGCCACTACCACGGCAGTCTGCTTCGAACAGCAACAATTCTGTCGCCAACATGTCCAACATTGCCGGTGCCCTGTCGAAACTGCAGTCCCAAGGTACGTCCGCGGTAAAGCCGGGACAAAATCCGAGCGGTGGCAAGATGTCGTTCGTGGTGTGTGAGATCTGTGATGGATACATCAAGGATCTGGACCAGCTGCGCAATCACATGCAGTGGATACACAAAGTGAAG ATTCATCCCAAGATGATCTACAACCGGCCGCCACTCAATTGCCAAAAGTGTCAGTTCCGGTTTTTCACCGACCAAGGCCTCGAAAGGCATCTGTTGGGTTCGCACGGTTTGGTGACAAGCTCCATGCAGGAAGCCGCCAACAAGGGCAAGGATGCTGGTCGTTGTCCAGTGTGTGGCCGG gtTTATCAATGGAAGCTGCTAAACCATGTATCTCGCGATCACAACATGACCCTGAAACCTGCCCATCTTTCGTACAAATGTACCGTCTGCACGGCCACGTTTGGGATGTACAAACAGTTTGAAAGCCACGTCTATTCCGCGCATAGTACGGTGGCGAAAAAGACGGCCGACGGCAAGGGCAACAAGGGTATGGGTGGAGGCCAGCAACAGACTTCATCCGGCATGGGTGGCGGGTCGTCGTCGTCCAGTGTCGGGCTAAGAAATCCATTCGGTGGTGGCGATTCACTGCTGAAACCGCTAAAAATTAATGACGAAATTACGATCATCCCGCAGCCGACATccaacaagatggcgaaaacgATCGAACTGGAAAGTCATGTTATAG ATTAA
- the LOC128300795 gene encoding uncharacterized protein LOC128300795 isoform X3, translated as MGEVGANATETTAPTADSNKEPKENGEVNGTNKKVALEEDAIAVKEEQTEEKDDKSDEEEEEEEANGTNSEGDSSVEKKATVSGKDCAIAVKIEESKSPQGAETEPETKEKKRNNSNSDNAAAAPSAMQKLQLKTEDNNEETSKSNDAKGKSDLSSRDSREREASKAEQSKSSREVSQQNESEPEETMDVDEEGDVVPVEPEQGTENGGKDSVKAVSKEQSKTVTGKQVAETDEDEPMEVDGLGATVATNGHKEANIEEGSVGRPEKPNRDKTSTEQQKEKTSDRITANEDSLENDEDDKPVSINSDSESEEDQELGEESQQVRDNVDPVDAPTVAAAAATKPAKATNVILVDEGGLAKLSATGTKVIAGEATDAKSTASDSVPSNGVVNIATSNQNGDCDGDLTILSDKEDDCVVIEDDDGESDISMPSANNSHNSSRRSISMKPEAPNSLVAGGSVNRMTIGAMQQGQGMSSSMDDEDDDDDIEEIIDDPLSLNTARNLSMSGRSPIGGFQGGAATNFKPQGQKSLLMNTSATGVGAGKEPTLVLIDTNTMMNNGGSQRTSSNLGVTSSPNVNSSAANLLAKASNAGILANANVSPGGQFNSRSLLNSSGVANTTAGVGIVNQGGMMGGKAGAAGLGPVTPLLPALTDDMFVLEAPSFIVPYIYEKPPVDNLRDIVDELEENIKELRKKLEESGVVPPSVKLANQGGGAATPDQSKDDEGEKKDALANIYGGGDKESDKNKYNKKRKRNNDDDDDWDELETSTDDEASDEEQKTKVLIKEAKADIEAIKEQFISPVDKDDLSTGGGGSNDPKKSENYFENPLGKFFMNIGINLVQEFVQTDLLRQQKRKRDREGKPSPSTQLAINSLMKNLEQSKENNKPYKFEMKRCEYCPFKSESALVMAHHYETPHMRNFIFKCNFCAYETRPPHDILYHMEAVHNIKGRMEKALSYHHCPNCPFEDNGKSKLARHAVACAKKFRPELNLNPPIDWEPPAKIPRIKPKHGLVGTATAYQAMTAQQQKNIALANQQRINQQQVVTTPVHLQQQHMAHNQIQQQQLAGVGQQHLGLAGTNAATAAAALNNAALANLSPAAQAVAIRARAAGIGGGVGGTGNVGGGRAPAIIPSPTGITGAGGVRTAGTGGVAGGMNANALAASAAAIRNTLAGAGMKSTNAGRSLLTNTNASITIQNASSMKTTKTAQAPSISITPLPRQSASNSNNSVANMSNIAGALSKLQSQGTSAVKPGQNPSGGKMSFVVCEICDGYIKDLDQLRNHMQWIHKVKIHPKMIYNRPPLNCQKCQFRFFTDQGLERHLLGSHGLVTSSMQEAANKGKDAGRCPVCGRVYQWKLLNHVSRDHNMTLKPAHLSYKCTVCTATFGMYKQFESHVYSAHSTVAKKTADGKGNKGMGGGQQQTSSGMGGGSSSSSVGLRNPFGGGDSLLKPLKINDEITIIPQPTSNKMAKTIELESHVID; from the exons TGCCAAGGGAAAGTCTGATCTAAGTAGCCGGGATAGCAGGGAACGCGAAGCCAGCAAAGCAGAACAGTCAAAGTCCTCACGAGAAGTGTCACAGCAGAACGAATCCGAACCAGAGGAAACAATGGATGTGGATGAAGAAGGTGATGTTGTTCCGGTTGAACCCGAACAGGGCACAGAGAACGGTGGTAAGGATAGTGTAAAAGCTGTAAGCAAAGAACAGTCCAAAACAGTCACCGGTAAGCAGGTTGCAGAAACCGACGAAGATGAGCCGATGGAAGTTGATGGGCTAGGGGCAACGGTTGCCACCAATGGCCACAAGGAAGCGAACATTGAAGAAGGTTCGGTTGGGCGGCCAGAAAAACCGAACCGTGATAAAACTTCAACcgagcagcagaaggagaagACGAGTGATAGGATCACGGCTAATGAGGATTCGTTGGAGAACGATGAAGACGACAAACCTGTCAGTATTAATTCCGACTCCGAGAGTGAGGAAGATCAAGAGCTTGGGGAGGAGTCGCAGCAAGTACGTGACAACGTGGATCCGGTAGATGCACCAACGGTGGCGGCTGCAGCTGCAACTAAACCGGCAAAGGCAACCAATGTTATTCTGGTGGATGAGGGTGGTTTGGCAAAACTCAGCGCAACCGGCACGAAGGTGATAGCGGGAGAAGCGACGGATGCGAAGAGTACCGCCAGTGACAGTGTACCTAGCAACGGTGTTGTTAATATTGCCACTAGCAACCAGAACGGTGACTGTGATGGGGATTTAACGATCCTGAGCGACAAGGAAGATGACTGTGTGGTGATTGAAGACGATGACGGAGAATCGGACATTTCCATGCCGTCCGCTAATAATTCCCACAATAGTTCCCGAAGAAGCATTAGTATGAAGCCGGAGGCACCAAATTCGCTTGTGGCGGGTGGTTCCGTAAATCGTATGACAATCGGCGCCATGCAACAGGGCCAGGGTATGTCATCGTCCATGGACGatgaggacgatgatgatgatatcgAGGAAATCATTGACGACCCGCTTTCGTTAAACACCGCCAGAAATCTATCCATGAGCGGACGCTCCCCGATCGGTGGCTTCCAAGGAGGGGCTGCGACCAACTTTAAACCCCAGGGTCAAAAGTCTCTTCTAATGAACACCTCCGCAACCGGTGTTGGGGCTGGTAAAGAACCAACACTGGTGTTAATCGATACCAATACGATGATGAACAATGGAGGCTCTCAGCGCACTTCGTCCAATTTGGGCGTGACATCGTCACCGAACGTAAATAGTAGTGCCGCGAATCTGCTAGCAAAGGCCAGTAATGCCGGAATTCTTGCAAACGCTAACGTCAGCCCCGGCGGACAGTTTAATTCGCGCAGTCTACTCAATTCTTCCGGCGTGGCCAACACGACTGCCGGTGTGGGAATAGTTAACCAAGGGGGTATGATGGGAGGAAAAGCGGGTGCTGCGGGGTTAGGTCCTGTGACGCCGCTTCTGCCAGCGCTGACGGATGATATGTTTGTGCTGGAAGCACCTTCGTTCATCGTGCCGTACATATACGAGAAACCGCCAGTGGACAACCTGCGCGACATAGTAGACGAGCTAGAGGAGAACATAAAGGAACTGCGCAAAAAGCTGGAAGAGTCCGGTGTGGTACCTCCGTCAGTAAAATTGGCTAACCAAGGTGGAGGTGCTGCAACTCCCGACCAGAGTAAGGACGATGAGGGTGAAAAGAAAGACGCGCTAGCAAACATATACGGTGGCGGGGACAAAGAATCGGACAAgaataaatacaacaaaaagcgGAAACGAAAtaacgatgacgacgatgattgGGACGAGCTGGAAACGTCCACCGACGACGAAGCGTCGGACGAGGAGCAGAAGACAAAGGTACTGATTAAGGAGGCAAAAGCCGATATCGAGGCGATCAAGGAGCAATTCATTTCGCCGGTTGACAAGGATGACCTCAGCACCGGTGGCGGCGGTTCGAACGATCCGAAAAAGTCAGAAAACTATTTTGAAAATCCACTCGGCAAGTTCTTCATGAACATCGGCATCAATCTGGTGCAGGAGTTTGTGCAGACGGATCTGTTGCGGCAGCAGAAGCGAAAGCGGGACCGGGAAGGTAAACCATCGCCGAGCACGCAGCTCGCCATAAATTCGCTGATGAAGAATCTCGAACAGagcaaggaaaacaacaaaccgtaCAAGTTCGAGATGAAACGATGCGAGTACTGCCCGTTCAAGTCGGAATCGGCGCTCGTGATGGCCCATCACTACGAAACACCGCACATGCGCAACTTTATCTTCAAGTGCAACTTCTGCGCGTACGAAACGAGACCACCGCACGACATTCTGTACCACATGGAGGCGGTGCACAACATTAAGGGCCGGATGGAGAAGGCGCTGTCGTACCATCACTGTCCGAACTGTCCGTTCGAGGACAATGGGAAGTCGAAGCTGGCCCGGCATGCAGTGGCCTGTGCGAAGAAGTTCCGACCCGAGCTTAACCTCAACCCGCCAATCGACTGGGAACCACCGGCAAAGATCCCGCGCATCAAACCGAAGCACGGACTTGTCGGAACCGCTACGGCTTATCAG GCTATGACGGCTCAGCAGCAGAAGAATATCGCTCTTGCCAATCAGCAGCGCATCAATCAGCAGCAGGTCGTTACAACGCCGGTACAcctacagcagcaacacatgGCACACAATCAgatccaacagcagcagcttgcCGGCGTTGGTCAGCAGCATCTTGGGTTGGCCGGAACGAATGCGGCCACCGCAGCTGCCGCACTGAACAATGCCGCATTGGCTAACCTTTCTCCGGCGGCGCAGGCCGTTGCAATACGGGCCCGTGCGGCTGGTATTggcggtggtgttggtggtaccGGTAATGTCGGTGGTGGCCGAGCACCGGCCATCATCCCGTCGCCCACCGGCATTACCGGTGCGGGTGGAGTGCGAACGGCTGGTACTGGTGGTGTCGCCGGGGGCATGAATGCGAATGCGCTCGCTGCGTCGGCCGCCGCCATTCGGAACACACTCGCCGGAGCAGGAATG AAATCAACCAACGCCGGACGATCTCTTCTAACCAATACCAATGCCTCCATCACAATTCAG AACGCCTCGAGTATGAAAACGACAAAGACCGCACAGGCACCAAGCATCTCGATTACGCCACTACCACGGCAGTCTGCTTCGAACAGCAACAATTCTGTCGCCAACATGTCCAACATTGCCGGTGCCCTGTCGAAACTGCAGTCCCAAGGTACGTCCGCGGTAAAGCCGGGACAAAATCCGAGCGGTGGCAAGATGTCGTTCGTGGTGTGTGAGATCTGTGATGGATACATCAAGGATCTGGACCAGCTGCGCAATCACATGCAGTGGATACACAAAGTGAAG ATTCATCCCAAGATGATCTACAACCGGCCGCCACTCAATTGCCAAAAGTGTCAGTTCCGGTTTTTCACCGACCAAGGCCTCGAAAGGCATCTGTTGGGTTCGCACGGTTTGGTGACAAGCTCCATGCAGGAAGCCGCCAACAAGGGCAAGGATGCTGGTCGTTGTCCAGTGTGTGGCCGG gtTTATCAATGGAAGCTGCTAAACCATGTATCTCGCGATCACAACATGACCCTGAAACCTGCCCATCTTTCGTACAAATGTACCGTCTGCACGGCCACGTTTGGGATGTACAAACAGTTTGAAAGCCACGTCTATTCCGCGCATAGTACGGTGGCGAAAAAGACGGCCGACGGCAAGGGCAACAAGGGTATGGGTGGAGGCCAGCAACAGACTTCATCCGGCATGGGTGGCGGGTCGTCGTCGTCCAGTGTCGGGCTAAGAAATCCATTCGGTGGTGGCGATTCACTGCTGAAACCGCTAAAAATTAATGACGAAATTACGATCATCCCGCAGCCGACATccaacaagatggcgaaaacgATCGAACTGGAAAGTCATGTTATAG ATTAA